GTCAGCTTTACTAGGTAGAATGCCTTCTGCAGTAGGATACCAACCAACACTCGCTTCTGAGATGGGAGCAATGCAAGAACGTATTACATCAACTAAAAAGGGATCCATAACATCTGTACAAGCCGTTTACGTTCCTGCAGATGATTTAACAGACCCTGCACCAGCTACCACCTTTGCACATTTAGATGCTACAACAGTGTTATCACGAAAGATTGCAGAACTGGGTATTTACCCAGCTGTCGACCCATTAGATTCAACTTCTAGAATATTAAATCCTGAAGTATTAGGTGACGAACATTACAATTGTGCACAAAGAGTAAAAGAAATTCTACAAAGATATAAAGAGCTACAAGATATTATTGCAATTCTAGGTATGGATGAATTATCAGAAGACGATAAATCTACTGTACATAGAGCAAGAAGAGTTGCAAGATTTTTATCACAACCTTTTCATGTGGCAGAACAATTTACTGGTATACCTGGTGTATTAGTTAGTATAGAAGATACTATAAAAGGTTTTAATATGATAATGGATGGAGAATTAGATCATCTTCCTGAAGCAGCGTTTAATTTAGTAGGAACAATTGAAGAGGCAATTGAAAAAGGTGAAAAGATGATCAAAGACGCAAAATAATGAATATAGAAATATTAACATTAGAAAAAAAAATCTTGTCTATAGAAGCTAAATCAGTAATTGTACCGGGAAAAAACGGGAAGTTTGAAATGCTAAATAATCACGCACCTATTATTTCTATATTAGATAAAGGGACAATAAAAGTAACTGATATAAACAAAAAAGAACAATTTGTTGATATTCTTGGAGGCAGTATTGAAATGTTCAATAATAAAATTACCATTCTTGCGGAAACTGAGTAATATTTTTTCTTTTTTAATTATCATTCTAACAACAACTATCAGCTGTATAAAAACAGAAAAGTTTAACATTCAAAATGGTGACCTCTTATTTCAAGACCTAGATTCTAGTCCACTATGTGAAGGCATAGAAAAGGTAACAATTGGCTTTAGTGATATGAAATTTTCTCATATTGGCATTTACACCAATATAAATAATGAAGATTATGTATTAGAAGCTTTTGATGGTGTTGATACAGTCAAATTAGATGAGTTTCTCAATCGAAGTTTAAACAAAAAAAAACAACCAAAAGTAGTTGTCGGAAGATTACAAAAAAAATATCAAAACCTAATACCCAACAGCTTAAAACATGGAATGAGTCTCATAAATTTAGAGTATGATGAGGAATTTAAAATTGATAATGGAAAATACTATTGTTCAGAACTAATATATGAGATGTTTTTAATTTCTAATAATAACGAAGAATTTTTTGAACTACAACCAATGACATATAAATTCAAAGGTCAAACATTAGATGTGTGGAAGGATTATTTTGAGAAACTAAATAAAATAATTCCTGAAAATGAACCAGGTATCAATCCTGGTGGGATTTCACTATCCAAAAAAATTAAAATAATTTATAATTATCAAGACAATACTTATTAAATTATTCTCTTTGTTTAGTATCTAAACTTAAAGTAAACGGACCATCATTAATAGATTCGACTAGCATATGGGCTCCAAAAATACCTGTTTTAATATTAGTAGTATTTAATTTTTCAGTACACAAAGTAAGAAAATCATTATATAATTTTTTTGCTAAAGCAGGATTTGCTGCTTTACTAAATGACGGTCTATTTCCTTTCTTCAAACTAGCAAATAAAGTAAATTGACTCACAATTAATAATTCTCCACTTTTCTCAATTAAAGACATGTTGTTTTTAAAAATCTTCATTTTAGATAATTTATTAATAGACCATTCATAATCTGAAGTTGAATCAGTACTAGAAAATGCAACATAACAAATTAAACCCTCATTAATTCGTGTTGAATAATTATTTTCTACACTTAGAGATGCACTTTTAACTCTTTGAATAACCAGTCTCATAATTATTTATAATTATTTTTTCTATAATTAGTATTTTTATCTAACATCGACAAATAACTATCATATCTTGATTGTACTATTTCCTTTTTATTTAATGCATTTAATACTCCACAGTAAGGTTCATTGACGTGAATACAATTTTTAAATTTACAATGCTGACTATGTAATAACATTTCTGGGAAGTATTTTGACAATTGATTCATATCAATATCAATTAGGCCTAAACCTTTAATTCCAGGAGTATCAATAATAAAACCACCAAACGATAAAGGATACATCTCAGCATATGTTGTGGTATGAACCCCCTGTTTATGATAATTAGAAATGGTCTTTGTTTTCAAATCCAATTTTGGTTCAATTAAATTTACCAGACTACTTTTACCAACTCCAGAATGACCTGTCAAAACTGTTACTTTATTTTTTAGTAGGTTCTTGATTTTCTTTATATTTTTTTTTTGCGGAACTGATGAAGATATAACTTCATATCCTATCTCTTTATAAATTTTTTGATAAAATTCTAATTTATTATTTGTTGATTTATTAATTAAATCAATTTTATTGAACACTAATTTCGACTCAATCCCATAAGCTGCAGATTGTACTAAGAATCTATCAATGAAATTTAATGAAGTTACAGGATTGTCAATAGTAATTATTAATAATGCTAGATCAATATTAGATGCAATTAATTGACTTCTGTGGGAAAGATTAACAGATTTTCTTATAATATAATTTTTACGCTTATGTATATGTTCTATAAAACCAATATTGTTTTTTTTATTAAATTGAAAATCTACATAATCACCAACAGCAATAGGATTAGTAAAGTCAATTTTTTGCAATCTTGTTTTTCCTTTTATTTTACAATCAAAAATCAAATTTTCATCTGACAAAACCTTACATAATGTTCCTGTTGTTTTTATCACCAAGCCTTTCATTGTAATAAAGTTAAACTTCATTAAGCATAAAAACTACATTAACAAATTAAAATTTATAAATTAGATAATATTATGAGTATAAAAGTTAATAACATATCAAAAAAAATTGGTCAACAGACAATTATTTCAAAAATTAACTTTGAAGCCAATCCAGGTGATATTGTTGGCATTTTGGGACCTAATGGAGCTGGAAAATCCACTATTATGAAGACAATAACTGGTTTATATACACAAACATCGGGGGATATATATATATGCGATAAAGAGACTATTTCGAATCGAATTTTTACGCAATCAAAAATTGGATATTTATCGGAAGAAAATCCTCTATATAAGGACATGTATGTCATTGAGTTTTTAGAATTTATCTGTGATATACACAAAATAAAATATCACAATTGTAATCCTATTATGGAACTCACTGGTTTACAAAAAGTGAAAAATCAAAAAATAAGCACGTTATCTAAAGGCTTTAAGCAAAGAGTTGGAATTGCTCAAGCATTAATACACAATCCAGATGTAATTGTTTTAGATGAACCAACATCAGGACTTGACCCACAACAATTGATAGAAATTCGTAATATTATTAAAAATCTTGGTAGAGATAAAACAATTTTATTATCTACGCATATTATTCAAGAAATTGAAGCAATGTGTAATAGAATTATTATAGTTAATAAAGGAAAATTGCTAGCTAATAAAAAAATTGAAAAATTCAACAACAATATTATGAATGAATTTTTACAATTAATAAAATAATGAAATTAGTAAAATTGTATATTTGACAACAATGCCTAAACTATATACAAAATAAAATGTGTGCAGTTATATTACATAAAGTAGGTTTTAATTTGCAGTAATAATTTAAATAATAAATTAAAAAATGTCATATTTTTTTACATCTGAATCTGTCTCCGAAGGACATCCTGATAAAATTGCTGATCAAATTTCGGATGCTATATTAGACAAGTACTTATCTGCCGATCCAAATGCAAAAGTAGCTTGTGAGACATTAGTAACTACAAACAAAGTTATTATAAGTGGTGAAGTAAAATCAAAACTAAATGATGTAAATATTGAACAAATCGCAAGAGAAGTCATTGCTGATATAGGCTACACTAAATCTGAGTATTTATTTGACTTTAAAAGCTGTGAAATTGATATATATATTCATGAGCAATCACCAGACATTAACCAAGGAGTAGAAGAAAGTCAAGGGCTACACAAAGTACAAGGAGCTGGTGACCAAGGGATTATGTTTGGCTATGCAACTAATGAGTCTGAAAACTATATGCCGCTTTCATTAAGCCTTTCTCATATGATACTAGAAGAATTAAGCCTTATTAGAAAAACTGAATCACACATAATTAATTATTTGAGACCAGATGCTAAATCACAAGTAACTATAGAATATACTGAAAAAAATGTACCTAAAAGAATAGATAGTATTGTTATATCTACTCAACATGACCCATTTGACAAGGAAGCAGAAATGCTAAATACTATTAAAAATGATATGACGCAAATTGTTATTCCTAGGGTAAAAAATCGATTATCGATTAAAACACAAAGTTTATTTAATAATGACATTAACATTCATATAAACCCAACTGGAAAATTTGTAATTGGTGGTCCACATGGTGACACAGGATTAACAGGAAGAAAAATTATTGTAGATACATATGGAGGTAAAGGAGCCCACGGTGGAGGTGCTTTTTCTGGAAAAGACGCATCAAAAGTTGATAGATCCGCTGCTTATGCCACTAGACACATTGCTAAAAATATGGTAGCAGCGGGATTGGCCGATGAAATTCTAGTACAAATTGCTTACGCAATTGGAGTTGCTAATCCGATTAGTATATATATTAATACTTATGGTACTTCAAAAATACACTTATCTGACGCTGAAATTAGTCTCGAAATAAATAAAATATTTAGTCTTACGCCTTCTGAAATCACTAATAGATTTAACTTATTAGATCCAATTTATAGACCTACTGCATCATATGGACACATGGGAAGAAAATCTCAAATTATTTCCTCGAAATTAAACAATAAAAAAATTGAACTATTTCCATGGGAAAAATTAAATTATGTTGAAAAGATAAAATCCCATTTTAACTTAAAATAAGTATATTTTATTCAAAAAAATATACAATTTATTTTTTTCTAAAAAACAATTGAATTGGAACCCCCGTGAAATGATATTTAGATCTAATACGGTTTTCTAAAAACCTCTTATAACTCTCCTTAACATACTGCGGCAGATTACAGAAAAATACAAATGTTGGCTTTTTACTTGGTAATTGTGTAATATATTTAATTTTTACATATTTCCCTTTAACTGATGGTGGTGGAGTAGATGAAATAACATCTAATAAATATCTGTTCAACTCACCTGTTGAAATTCTAAAATTAATTCTCTTGTAGACAGCCATTGCTTCTTCAATAACCTTTAAAATTCGTTGTTTTTCTGTTACAGAGATAAATAAAATATTAACATCTACAAATGGAGCAATTTTTTCTTTTATTACTTCAGAGTAATCCTTGGTGTTATTTTTGGATTTATCAACCAAATCCCATTTATTTACTATCAATACTACCCCTTTATTGTTTTTTTGAATTAAGTCAAATATTTTTTGATCTTGGGCTTCAAAACCTCTATTCGCATCAATTAATAACAATACAACATCCGAATTTTCAATGGACCTAATAGCCCTTAAAACAGAATAATACTCAATATCTTCGTTAACCTTATTTTTTTTTCGAATACCAGCAGTATCAACAATATTTAAATCATGTCCAAATTTATTGAATCTTGAGTCAATTGCATCTCTAGTAGTACCAGCAATATTTGTAACAATATTTTGCTCTTCCCCTAACAGCGCATTTATTAATGATGACTTACCGACATTAGGACGGCCTGAAACAGAAATTCTGGGTAATGTATTATTATCCTCGTCTTCTTCATGATNATCTAGATGAGTCACCATTTCATCTAACAAATCTCCTGTNCCACTACCACTAATTGATGAAATAGGAAAATAATCTCCAAATCCTAATTTATAAAAAATAGAAGCATCTGCTAAATGTAATCCATCATCTACCTTGTTGACAACCAAAATAACTTTCTTAGAAACTTTCTTTAACATCTTAGAAATAAAATGATCTAAGTCTGTTATTGCTGTTTGAACATCTACTAAAAATAGTATTAAGCTAGATTCTGCAATTGCAGAATTAACATGTCGTTTTATCTCTTTTTCGAATGTATCATCAGAATTCTGAGTATATCCTCCGGTATCAACTAATGAAAATTTAATTCCATTCCAATCAGTTCTTGCGTAATGACGATCTCTTGTGACACCGCTTTCATTATCAACTATAGCTTGCTTCTTTTGAATCAATCTATTAAACAAAGTCGATTTACCAACATTAGGTCTTCCAACTATAACAACTATATTACTCATTTTTCTATTTAATTATATCCAAACTTTTTTAATTGCGACTTTTTACTTCTCCAATCTTTANCGACTTTAACAAATAAACCTAAGAATATTTTTTTTTTGAAAAAATTTTGCATTGTTTTTCTAGCTATAGTACCAACTGCATTTATAGCAACACCCTTTTTACCTAATAAAATCCCTTTTTGAGATTCTCGCTCAACATAGATAGTCGCATCAATAACTATTAACTTGCCTTTTTCTCTAAAGGAATCAACTACCACTTCGACTGAATAAGGTATTTCCTGCTTATATCTTTCTAATATTTTTTCTCTTATAATTTCAGAAACTATAAATCTTTCAGATTTATCNGTAAGAGTGTCTTTAGGAAAATATGCAGGACTTTTTGGCAAAAAACCAATTATCTCTTCTTTTATTCTATCTACATTAAACTTTTTTAATGCAGATATGGGCAGAATCATAGCCTTAGGTATTTTATTTGACCAATAGTTAATTAAAGAATTAACTTCATCTTGATCAATTAAATCAATTTTATTAATAAGTAAAATGATTGGGGTTTCAAAGGAATTTATCTTTTCTAAAAACTTAGTGTCTTTTAAATCTTCCTTACTACAATCAACCATATATAATATAACATCTGCATCTTCTAGAGAATTGTTTACAAAGTTCATCATTGCTTCATGAAGATTATGATGAGGATTAATAANTCCTGGNGTATCNGAAAAAACAATTTGATAATCTTCNTCNCTNANAACNCCTANNATCCTGTGTCTNGTNGTTTGTGCTTTNTGNGTAATTATAGAAAGTCTTTCNCCCATNAGTTCATTCATNAAAGTNGA
This sequence is a window from Flavobacteriales bacterium TMED191. Protein-coding genes within it:
- a CDS encoding ATP-binding cassette domain-containing protein codes for the protein MSIKVNNISKKIGQQTIISKINFEANPGDIVGILGPNGAGKSTIMKTITGLYTQTSGDIYICDKETISNRIFTQSKIGYLSEENPLYKDMYVIEFLEFICDIHKIKYHNCNPIMELTGLQKVKNQKISTLSKGFKQRVGIAQALIHNPDVIVLDEPTSGLDPQQLIEIRNIIKNLGRDKTILLSTHIIQEIEAMCNRIIIVNKGKLLANKKIEKFNNNIMNEFLQLIK
- a CDS encoding D-tyrosyl-tRNA(Tyr) deacylase → MRLVIQRVKSASLSVENNYSTRINEGLICYVAFSSTDSTSDYEWSINKLSKMKIFKNNMSLIEKSGELLIVSQFTLFASLKKGNRPSFSKAANPALAKKLYNDFLTLCTEKLNTTNIKTGIFGAHMLVESINDGPFTLSLDTKQRE
- a CDS encoding GTPase Era, translated to MHKAGFVTXLGXPNVGXSTXMNELMGERLSIITXKAQTTRHRXXGVXXXEDYQIVFSDTPGXINPHHNLHEAMMNFVNNSLEDADVILYMVDCSKEDLKDTKFLEKINSFETPIILLINKIDLIDQDEVNSLINYWSNKIPKAMILPISALKKFNVDRIKEEIIGFLPKSPAYFPKDTLTDKSERFIVSEIIREKILERYKQEIPYSVEVVVDSFREKGKLIVIDATIYVERESQKGILLGKKGVAINAVGTIARKTMQNFFKKKIFLGLFVKVXKDWRSKKSQLKKFGYN
- the atpC gene encoding ATP synthase F1 subunit epsilon; this encodes MNIEILTLEKKILSIEAKSVIVPGKNGKFEMLNNHAPIISILDKGTIKVTDINKKEQFVDILGGSIEMFNNKITILAETE
- the rsgA gene encoding ribosome small subunit-dependent GTPase A; the protein is MKGLVIKTTGTLCKVLSDENLIFDCKIKGKTRLQKIDFTNPIAVGDYVDFQFNKKNNIGFIEHIHKRKNYIIRKSVNLSHRSQLIASNIDLALLIITIDNPVTSLNFIDRFLVQSAAYGIESKLVFNKIDLINKSTNNKLEFYQKIYKEIGYEVISSSVPQKKNIKKIKNLLKNKVTVLTGHSGVGKSSLVNLIEPKLDLKTKTISNYHKQGVHTTTYAEMYPLSFGGFIIDTPGIKGLGLIDIDMNQLSKYFPEMLLHSQHCKFKNCIHVNEPYCGVLNALNKKEIVQSRYDSYLSMLDKNTNYRKNNYK
- a CDS encoding methionine adenosyltransferase — protein: MSYFFTSESVSEGHPDKIADQISDAILDKYLSADPNAKVACETLVTTNKVIISGEVKSKLNDVNIEQIAREVIADIGYTKSEYLFDFKSCEIDIYIHEQSPDINQGVEESQGLHKVQGAGDQGIMFGYATNESENYMPLSLSLSHMILEELSLIRKTESHIINYLRPDAKSQVTIEYTEKNVPKRIDSIVISTQHDPFDKEAEMLNTIKNDMTQIVIPRVKNRLSIKTQSLFNNDINIHINPTGKFVIGGPHGDTGLTGRKIIVDTYGGKGAHGGGAFSGKDASKVDRSAAYATRHIAKNMVAAGLADEILVQIAYAIGVANPISIYINTYGTSKIHLSDAEISLEINKIFSLTPSEITNRFNLLDPIYRPTASYGHMGRKSQIISSKLNNKKIELFPWEKLNYVEKIKSHFNLK
- a CDS encoding ribosome biogenesis GTPase Der: MSNIVVIVGRPNVGKSTLFNRLIQKKQAIVDNESGVTRDRHYARTDWNGIKFSLVDTGGYTQNSDDTFEKEIKRHVNSAIAESSLILFLVDVQTAITDLDHFISKMLKKVSKKVILVVNKVDDGLHLADASIFYKLGFGDYFPISSISGSGTGDLLDEMVTHLDXHEEDEDNNTLPRISVSGRPNVGKSSLINALLGEEQNIVTNIAGTTRDAIDSRFNKFGHDLNIVDTAGIRKKNKVNEDIEYYSVLRAIRSIENSDVVLLLIDANRGFEAQDQKIFDLIQKNNKGVVLIVNKWDLVDKSKNNTKDYSEVIKEKIAPFVDVNILFISVTEKQRILKVIEEAMAVYKRINFRISTGELNRYLLDVISSTPPPSVKGKYVKIKYITQLPSKKPTFVFFCNLPQYVKESYKRFLENRIRSKYHFTGVPIQLFFRKK